In Bacillus sp. KH172YL63, one genomic interval encodes:
- the deoC gene encoding deoxyribose-phosphate aldolase, with translation MTMNIASMIDHTLLKPESTKDQVEVLCQEAKEFKFASVCVNPTWVQYSSELLKGTDVKVCTVIGFPLGASTPETKAFETKDAIEKGATEVDMVINIGALKSGDLELVKRDIEAVVAASKGKALSKVIIETCLLTEEEKVKACELSVEAGADFVKTSTGFSTGGATVEDIALMRKTVGPDIGVKASGGVRSVEDAQAMVEAGATRLGASSGVKIVQGLTSDSDY, from the coding sequence ATGACTATGAACATTGCAAGTATGATTGATCATACTTTACTTAAACCTGAATCAACAAAAGATCAAGTAGAGGTACTTTGCCAGGAAGCAAAAGAATTCAAATTTGCTTCTGTGTGTGTGAACCCGACTTGGGTACAATATTCAAGTGAACTATTAAAAGGTACTGACGTAAAAGTTTGTACTGTAATCGGATTCCCACTTGGTGCTTCAACTCCTGAAACGAAAGCATTCGAAACGAAGGATGCAATTGAAAAAGGAGCAACTGAAGTTGACATGGTCATCAACATCGGTGCACTAAAAAGCGGCGACCTTGAACTTGTTAAGCGTGATATCGAAGCAGTGGTTGCAGCTTCTAAAGGAAAAGCACTTTCTAAAGTGATCATCGAAACATGCCTGTTGACTGAAGAAGAGAAAGTAAAAGCATGTGAATTATCTGTAGAAGCAGGTGCTGACTTTGTTAAAACATCAACTGGATTCTCTACTGGCGGTGCGACTGTTGAAGACATCGCGCTTATGAGAAAAACGGTTGGACCTGACATCGGCGTGAAGGCTTCTGGCGGAGTTCGCTCTGTTGAAGATGCACAAGCAATGGTAGAAGCAGGTGCTACTCGCTTAGGAGCTAGCTCTGGTGTAAAAATCGTCCAAGGTTTAACAAGCGATTCTGACTATTAA
- a CDS encoding Na/Pi symporter, producing the protein MILHGLAFIFFISCFLFGMTWLRTGLFNIANVKIKKWLHYLTNTPVKGLLTGSVVTALIHSSSAVMVLTVGLASSGLIPFRQTIGIMLGSNIGTTFTLEMFTLDMKIMIIPSMILGCVLYFFPSHTAKSTGMICLGFGLIFSSIGAIQWLAAPLATHPSVGSYIVEVNEHLLLALILGCILTATIQSSTVVTGVAMGFLAAGSIDLHAGIAIMLGANVGTCITAFIASIGGGAEAKLTAYAHIWLNVIGVALFIPAIPMLASVVHRLAESPEIQLAHASVMFNIICSLIVLPFAHKFAELIERIHPIKKAG; encoded by the coding sequence ATGATTTTACACGGCCTTGCCTTCATATTTTTTATTTCATGTTTTTTATTCGGAATGACCTGGCTTCGGACAGGGCTTTTTAATATTGCGAACGTCAAAATTAAAAAATGGTTACACTATTTAACAAACACCCCTGTGAAAGGGCTGTTGACCGGTTCGGTCGTCACGGCACTTATCCACAGCAGTTCAGCCGTCATGGTCCTTACCGTTGGGCTCGCTTCTTCAGGCTTGATCCCATTCCGCCAAACGATCGGCATCATGCTCGGATCCAATATCGGAACGACATTCACGCTTGAAATGTTCACACTCGATATGAAAATCATGATCATCCCATCCATGATTCTCGGTTGCGTTCTGTATTTTTTTCCTTCGCATACAGCAAAAAGTACGGGGATGATCTGTTTAGGTTTTGGGTTGATCTTTTCAAGCATCGGGGCCATTCAATGGCTCGCTGCTCCGCTTGCCACCCATCCGTCCGTCGGTTCTTATATAGTGGAAGTGAATGAACATCTATTATTGGCCTTGATCCTCGGGTGTATCTTAACTGCAACCATTCAGTCCAGTACGGTCGTGACAGGTGTGGCGATGGGCTTTCTCGCGGCTGGATCCATTGATCTTCATGCGGGGATCGCAATCATGCTTGGCGCAAACGTCGGGACATGCATCACCGCATTCATTGCAAGCATCGGTGGAGGTGCAGAAGCGAAATTGACGGCATACGCCCATATTTGGCTGAACGTGATCGGAGTGGCCCTCTTCATTCCGGCCATCCCCATGCTTGCGAGCGTCGTTCATCGCCTGGCAGAATCTCCTGAAATTCAATTGGCACACGCAAGCGTCATGTTCAATATCATCTGCTCTCTTATTGTGCTTCCATTTGCCCACAAATTTGCAGAGTTAATCGAACGGATCCACCCCATAAAAAAAGCTGGATGA
- the rpsU gene encoding 30S ribosomal protein S21 — translation MSKTVVRKNESLEDALRRFKRSVSKTGTLQEFRKREFYEKPSVKRKKKSEAARKRKF, via the coding sequence ATGTCAAAAACAGTTGTTCGTAAAAACGAATCGCTTGAAGATGCTCTTCGTCGCTTCAAACGCTCAGTTTCTAAAACAGGAACTTTACAAGAGTTTAGAAAGCGCGAATTTTATGAAAAGCCAAGCGTAAAACGCAAAAAGAAATCAGAAGCTGCAAGAAAGCGTAAGTTCTAA